CCTTTTTTGCAGTTTTAACTTTAGTTCCCTGTCTGATCTTTGCAGTTTTTCTACTTTGACTCGGTGGAATCGCTTCCTACGGAACCACTGGATCCTAATGATTTAAAACCATTGAATAGTCGTTATGATGCACAGATTTCAGTTTTTGGACAAAAGTTGCAGAAGAAATTAGAAGATGCTGAAGTTTTTGTTGTTGGATCTGGTGCATTGGGAtgtgaatttttgaaaaaccttgCTCTAATGGGAGTTTCTTGTGGCCAGGGAAAACTGACAATTACTGATGATGATGTTATAGAAAAGAGTAACCTGAGTAGACAGTTCCTCTTTCGTGATTGGAATATTGGCCAGGCGAAGTCGACAGTTGCTTCTTCAGCTGCTGCTTCTATAAATCCTCGTCTGAATATTGAAGCACTGCAAAACCGTGTTAGCCCTGAAACTGAAAATGTGTTTCATGACACCTTCTGGGAAAATTTGAGTGTTGTGATTAATGCATTAGACAATGTGAATGCAAGACTGTATGTTGATCAGAGGTGCTTATATTTCCAGAAGCCACTTCTTGAATCTGGAACACTTGGAGCCAAATGCAATACCCAAATGGTCATTCCCCACCTAACAGAAAATTATGGTGCATCAAGAGATCCACCTGAGAAACAGGCACCTATGTGTACTGTTCACTCCTTTCCACACAACATTGACCACTGCTTGACTTGGGCTCGGTCAGAGTTTGAGGGTTTGCTTGAGAAAACTCCAGCTGAAGTAAATGCATATTTATCTAATCCAACCGAATATACTAACACAATGAGGAATGCCGGTGATGCTCAAGCAAGGGATAACTTGGAGCGTGTTCTTGAGTGTTTGGATGAGGACAAATGTCTGACTTTTGAAGATTGTATTTCATGGGCTAGGTTAAGGTATGTTTGTTTGATAATATATGCTTGCGTTCTCTTGTGATATCGTCAGAGCTTATTGGAGTTTTTTGTGCGGACTACACTCATACATGGTTTTTTATTCACAGGTTTGAAGATTATTTTTCTAACCGGGTAAAGcaattaatttatacttttccTGAAGATGCTGCAACTAGTACTGGAGCTCCTTTCTGGTCTGCACCAAAACGATTCCCTCGTCCACTGGAATTCTCATCATCTGATCCGGGTCATCTGCAGTTTTTGATGGCAGGTGCCATATTACGTGCAGAAACATTTGGTATTCCAATCCCTGATTGGGGTAAGAATCCTAAGAAGTTGGCTGAAGCCGTTGATTCAGTGATTGTACCTGACTTTAAGCCCAAGAAAGATGCAAAAATAGTGACAGATGAGAAGGCAACCAGTCTCTCTTCTGCTTCTATAGATGATGCAGCTGTGATTAATGATCTAATCGCCAAGTTAGAGGTGTGCCGGACAAAGCTGCAACCAGATTTCAGGATGAAACCAGTTCAATTTGAGAAGGTCTATTTTCCTTTCATTGAGTTTTTGCCCTTTCTGAATTTTCAGTGATGATGGATAAAGCCTTCTCTTTTGTCACATTGCATTTTGGTGGTTTTGAATTGGGGATTTTAGTTTGGTGAGGTTTTGTATTTGCTGGGAGGCGAATTCTTTCACCtgcatttcatttatttattataatctaCTTTCATCCAAAGTTAAAAATGACCTTTGTGCTGGAAAATTACAGGATGATGATACAAACTACCATATGGACCTGATAGCTGGACTTGCTAACATGAGGGCACGGAACTACAGCATTCCTGAAGTTGACAAACTCAAGGCCAAGTTTATTGCCGGGCGGATCATTCCAGCAATTGCAACATCAACTGCCATGGCCACGGGGCTTGTATGCCTGGAGCTGTTCAAAGCTTTGGATGGAGGGCACAAAGTGGAGGACTACCGAAACACGTTTGccaacttagcattgcctctcTTTTCCATTGCAGAGCCAGTTCCACCCAAGGTCATCAAGCATCAAGATATGAGTTGGACAGTTTGGGACAGATGGATCGTAAAAGACAATCCTACTCTAAGGGAGCTTCTTGATTGGCTGAAGGCGAAAGGTTTGAATGCTTACAGTATTTCATGTGGAAGTTGTCTGCTCTATAACAGCATGTTCCCTAAGCATAAAGAGCGAATGGACAGAAAGATAGTGGATTTGGCTAGGGAGGTGGCCAAGGTGGACATACCTTCATACCGGCGTCACTTGGATGTTGTGGTTGCCTGTGAGGATGATGAAGACAATGACATTGACATCCCCCAAATATCCATCTATTTCCGTTAGGTTCTTTTCGACATATCAGGTGTGTCCGAGACTTATCTTTAGTTAGAAACAGAATATGCTTGACTTTCGGTTCCATATTCATAATGGGTATACACATGGCGACACTGTCGAccatatatttatatgaattgaaaagtaaatttagTTCTTTGTATGTTATCTCGTTCTTGCGACGATGAAATGATGTAATTTCTGAATATAAAAAATCCTTGGCGACAGCGTCATTGTGgaaaatttacttaattatgATGATTCTTGAGGTCGCTTGAAAAACTGTTAGCCTAATGTAGTTTATAGTATTGTCCAACACGTTTCTAAAATTTGAAGAAGCGTGTTATGCGATTTGTTCGGCAAGAGATAGTAAGTGCTTGAATAGTAGGCCGGGATGATTAAAGTTGAATAAGGGGAAAAGTGTCGATCGGAATGTAATCTGGAAAGTTGCAAGTTCGACAGGAAACGTGAATCGAGACTTCTCTCGATTGATCTGGTCACTCAAAGGTAGTTCAAAACTTGGATGTAACGTTGAGATTGATCATATTTCCGTCCACTTTTTGGATCCTCTAATTTCTTAGATCTAATGCCTTCATTTCTCAATTCAACCATCCTTCGCTGCCTTTGAATACTTGATCATCAAAGTGGCCGTGTTTTTGGCTCTTCTGATAGATAGTctcattaaagaaaatattgactaaTTACATGGCTTTGGTTAACTAATATTGTCATTCTTTGAATGACAAAAATGATATCAGGGCATGCAGTTGTTttgcaaaatttttaattttttcatcctCCATTCATGGAGCCGACGTTAATTTATTTGGAAAGAGTCTTCACTCTGAACAAGAGGAATTTTGCGAGGTAAAACTTATAACACGTATTTTAGAGCACTTACtctaatgatttttattaaaattttgaattgagtAGATCTTAATgctcaataataaaaaaatattatttattgaattataatTCAACTAAATTTTTAAGTTGTAAAAGCTGAAGTGTAACTTTTCTGAGGTGTCGATTCTAGCAAGGTTTTAAAAATACGGTTGAATACagtaaattgtttaaaaatttatttaatataatgaaatctatttaaaatagaataatattttttttgtgtgtgaattTGTTATAAGATTAATGTATGCGGATATTTTTATTACTTCATCGTCAAGGTTTTcagttaaataagaaaaatacctatatttatgtttttgattCTTTTAGCCTAATTCACAGAgatgatttattattaaaaaaccaCGTGCACGATCGGTCATCTTTAAACTTTAAACTGAAGAACTTGGTAAAgatataaatatgaattatgTTGTCTTTTTTTGTGTTGACATCGAAGTAAGGTCCGGtattaatgaatttataataaaatttatgaataattctAAGAGTGTGTTTGGATACGAAAtcaatactttaaaaataatagatttgAGATAAAGTTATAGCATcaaattttctattatattatgaatgagtatatatatatatatatatatatatatatatatatatatatatatatatataatatatatatatctatatatataaagaagtaTCGAATTTTAGTAGATAAAGATAtcttcatatattataaattttaagtatatatatatatatatatatatatatatatatatataatataatatatatctatatatatataatataatatatatctatatatatatataatatatatctatatctatatatataaaaagaagtaTCGAATTTTAGTAATAAAGATATCTTcatgtattataaattttaagtatatatatatatatatatatatatatatatatatatatatatatatatatatatatatatatatatatatatatatatatatatatatatatatatatatatataaagaagtaTCGAATTTTAGTacataaagatatttttatatattataaattttaagtatatatatacatatatatatagagagatgtatcggattttagtagatattaatatttttatatattatgaattttaagttttaagatcaagggtttcaaaattaaaaaaaaaataagaaatttctaAATCTTTACTCAcctttctcatttttcttaactctttttcttttatctctttcatTTCAAGATTTTCTCTGTTATCctttcaattgaaaaaaaacagaaatacttgcagttaaacaatttcttaaaaaaatgattttataatgagtttttattttataatttttgtcttatctaattttatctaattttcataaACATAATGACATAGGAAGGAATTAGTAATTGgtctgaaaaaaatcagaaatactcgcagttaaacaatttcttataaaaaataattttataatttttgtcttatctaattttatctaatttttcacaCTTCTAATGATATTAAAggaattgataattaatttagaaaaaataaaaaacactcgttgttaaataatttcttaaaaaatatattttataacgAGTTTGCTCTAAggtaaacattttataatatcaGAAATATCAGACATTCTATTATATCTGagtaaatttttcataaaacgaaaaacaataaatacaagACATCAATTAACACAAAAGTAACACAAAaggataataaatataaaaaagaaatttaaatataaattcattcGTTACAATTAGAATACCAAAAATCTTAAATATCACGAGTATGGATAGTTTATTTTGTCTAAACATGAAAACAAGGACCTCTTACTACTTCTTTATCTCTATGAAATCCAATGAAAGCCAATCACAAAACAAAACCAACCAAACCCTAATTATTTAACCACATATAACTCTACCTCTCAACCCtaatttctctttcttcaatttccatttttgttctttctttctccCTCCTTTctcttgtaaaaaaaaaaaacaaaaacaaaaacaaaaagctGAGGACCTCCCCAAACTTTGCAAACATGCAAATTCACCACCACCAAAGCCTAAATTTTAAGCAACCAAAATCACACCCATCTCTTTATCCACCAATTCATCACCCCCAACCtcaaaaatagaaacaaaccccatttttcttcattcccaaaaccaaaaaaatccAACCTTTACCAATTTCCCATACTTTCACCACAACAACCATCACTCCCAaaaatctcttctttttccaaatCCAAATCCCCTAAATCCAAGTCAAGACAATTGAAcaaccaaaagaaaagaaaaagaaaaaaaaaagattgaagCTTCCCACCTTCAATGTGGCGATCATGGGGAAAATCAACGGTTCAAACAACACCCTCTTCCCCCTTCTCTTGCTCTTCCTTTAAAGACATCCAAACCCTTTGTCTCGACGAATCCCAACAACGCCAAAACCAACACCACCAAGACAAAccctctccttctccttctcgcTCAAGAAAACCCTCCGTTTTCCACCGAGTTCGACTCGCCAACTCGTTCCTTCGAACCTGGTCAACTCATCACCACTCACAACCCTCCAAACTCCACCACCGAACCCACTCCCACCCCGCCCCACCCGTACCCGATGTCTCACAACCCGAAAACCAACGCCCCATTTATTTCCCCGGAACCGAAGACCGCGTGGTGGTCTACTACACCACCCTCCACGCCGTCAGATCCACCTTCGATGCCTGCAAGAACGTCTTCTCCATTCTCTGCGGCTTCCGCGTTCTAATCGACAACCGTGACGTCTCAGTCGACTCCGGCTTCGCCAACGAACTAAACCACCTCATGGGCCTCCGACGGGCCGAGTTGGACTTGCCACGTATTTTCATCGCCGGCAAGTACATTGGTGGGATCGAAGACTTGAGATACCTCAACGAGATCGGCGAACTGAAGAAGCTTCTGCAAGACCTGCCCGCAGCGGATCCCACCGAGTGCACCACGTGTGCCGCTCACAGGTTCATTCTCTGCGAGAAGTGCAACGGTAGCAGAAGACTCTTTGTCGATAACAAACTTGGCTTCAAAACCTGTCACCTCTGCAACGAAAATGGTCTTCTCAGGTGTCCTTCTTGTCTTTCCAATGCACCGACTCCATTATAATCCCACTGTAAcaaaaaattccatttttaactatttagattttctttttccttctgtAACAACATCATGTATAGGCCCATTTCCTGGGGATcgtagatagatagatagatacaattttttatgtatatgcGTGTTGGGTATGTGTTCATTCTCCTCTATCCAACACCACAACGAGTTCATTAATGGTTTCCAATTTAACTTTCTACCGTTAATATTACTAtgctttatttctttcttcttcttcttcttcttcttcttcctattaCTTCACTGTCATTGTCAATGTCATTTTATTTAGGTATTCAAAACTTGTATTCATTGCATGCTTTTGATCTTATCAGTCTACACTTCATTCTTCAATGGCAAAACTCTAATATGATTAActtcacaacaacaaaaaaaaaagaaaaacaacaaattttgcaCCAACTTATGATCGAACCTCGATAAATGCTACTTTTGTTCATCAGAGATGATAAAGCCAACATGCTACTTCATTGTGTTTTTTCTGGGTTAACTCACAATTGCTAGGACCATGAGGACTGAATATTTTTTACTGTTATCTATTTTCAATCACcaatcttttatctttaattttaattcaatttcaatattattttttaaaaaactgtcaatatttcacaatttaaaatattagttataaatctaaaatctaatttattgatttaaatttatttatttaataaaatttat
This window of the Vigna angularis cultivar LongXiaoDou No.4 chromosome 7, ASM1680809v1, whole genome shotgun sequence genome carries:
- the LOC108338032 gene encoding ubiquitin-activating enzyme E1 1-like → MLPRKRASEGGVVVEGESDAATNSNTSKKARIGCFAACSGAEGSAVNDSGRGFSASGSGGDNSGGGNSIEGMAFGVSDPAEIDEDLHSRQLAVYGRETMRRLFASSVLVSGMKGLGVEIAKNLILAGVKSVTLHDEGDVELWDLSSNFVFSENDVGKNRAVTSVSKLQELNNAVVVLSLTTKLTTEQLANFQAVVFTEISLEKAIEFDDYCHSHKPPIAFIKTEVRGLFGSLFCDFGPEFTVFDVDGEDPHTGIIASISNDNPALVSCVDDERLEFQDGDLVTFSEVHGMKELNDGKPRRIKNARAYSFTLEEDTTNYGRYEKGGIVTQVKQPKVLNFKPLREALSDPGDFLLSDFSKFDRPPLLHLAFQALDKFVSEIGRYPVAGSEDDAQKLVSIASDINGSLGDGKLEDVNPKLLQQFASGARAVLNPMAAMFGGIVGQEVVKACSGKFHPLFQFFYFDSVESLPTEPLDPNDLKPLNSRYDAQISVFGQKLQKKLEDAEVFVVGSGALGCEFLKNLALMGVSCGQGKLTITDDDVIEKSNLSRQFLFRDWNIGQAKSTVASSAAASINPRLNIEALQNRVSPETENVFHDTFWENLSVVINALDNVNARLYVDQRCLYFQKPLLESGTLGAKCNTQMVIPHLTENYGASRDPPEKQAPMCTVHSFPHNIDHCLTWARSEFEGLLEKTPAEVNAYLSNPTEYTNTMRNAGDAQARDNLERVLECLDEDKCLTFEDCISWARLRFEDYFSNRVKQLIYTFPEDAATSTGAPFWSAPKRFPRPLEFSSSDPGHLQFLMAGAILRAETFGIPIPDWGKNPKKLAEAVDSVIVPDFKPKKDAKIVTDEKATSLSSASIDDAAVINDLIAKLEVCRTKLQPDFRMKPVQFEKDDDTNYHMDLIAGLANMRARNYSIPEVDKLKAKFIAGRIIPAIATSTAMATGLVCLELFKALDGGHKVEDYRNTFANLALPLFSIAEPVPPKVIKHQDMSWTVWDRWIVKDNPTLRELLDWLKAKGLNAYSISCGSCLLYNSMFPKHKERMDRKIVDLAREVAKVDIPSYRRHLDVVVACEDDEDNDIDIPQISIYFR
- the LOC108337784 gene encoding uncharacterized protein At5g39865, coding for MWRSWGKSTVQTTPSSPFSCSSFKDIQTLCLDESQQRQNQHHQDKPSPSPSRSRKPSVFHRVRLANSFLRTWSTHHHSQPSKLHHRTHSHPAPPVPDVSQPENQRPIYFPGTEDRVVVYYTTLHAVRSTFDACKNVFSILCGFRVLIDNRDVSVDSGFANELNHLMGLRRAELDLPRIFIAGKYIGGIEDLRYLNEIGELKKLLQDLPAADPTECTTCAAHRFILCEKCNGSRRLFVDNKLGFKTCHLCNENGLLRCPSCLSNAPTPL